A stretch of the Papaver somniferum cultivar HN1 chromosome 6, ASM357369v1, whole genome shotgun sequence genome encodes the following:
- the LOC113287862 gene encoding tyrosyl-DNA phosphodiesterase 1-like, whose amino-acid sequence MTESRVTIGYLVPVKTNLDEEDESIPKLEIFEGINFIGRDDISVSDKRVSRKHISLNASLDGSLDVTVEGGNPIVIKFEDGRKKLVSKESAILVHGDIVELIPGHHFFKYVKSAVDEVTLSLGTNKRFGMKSGEDENINLKRKRQIDEDEALARTLQDEMLRDVSAPKKNMVTGSSSYPMNQGQTSFDSHDGSGTIRQFDVRKDKLPLGFRLLRVKWLPSWANSSTVSIQDVIQGNVLVAVLSNYMVDTDWLISACPTLTRIPRVLVIHGEGDGTLSHLQKNKPANWVLHKPPLPISYGTHHSKAMFLVYPKGVRVAIHTANLIHVDWNNKSQGLWMQDFPWKDQNDQNKICGFENDLVDYLSALKWPEIEVSLPVIGNVKINSSFFRKFDYSSAAVRLIGSVPGYHTGSNLKKWGHMKLRSVLRDCVFDKEFKKSPLVYQFSSLGSLDEKWMAELASSMSSGSTHDKLSLGLGKELIVWPTVEDVRCSLEGYAAGSCIPSPQKNVEKDFLKKYWAKWKADHSGRSRAMPHIKTYTRYSGQNLAWFLLTSANLSKAAWGALQKKDSQLMIRSYELGVLFLPTSIKKDCSFSCTDNGGSTEVKCESSKNGEDRQMKLVTLCWKGNKNTDSSSEVITLPVPYELPPQPYSSEDVPWSWDKRYYKKDVHGQVWAR is encoded by the exons ATGACTGAATCTCGG GTTACAATTGGATATTTGGTTCCAGTAAAAACCAATTTGGATGAGGAGGATGAATCAATCCCCAAGCTAGAAATATTTGAGGGCATCAATTTTATTGGAAGAGATGATATATCGGTCTCGGATAAACGAGTGAGCCGGAAACATATCAGTTTGAATGCCTCGCTTGATGGTTCTCTTGATGTGACTGTG GAGGGAGGGAATCCAATTGTTATTAAGTTTGAGGATGGAAGGAAGAAATTGGTTTCTAAAGAGAGTGCCATACTTGTACATGGGGATATAGTAGAGTTGATTCCTGGGCATCACTTTTTCAAGTATGTGAAATCGGCTGTTGACGAAGTTACATTGTCTTTGGGTACTAACAAAAGGTTTGGCATGAAATCCGGCGAAGATGAAAATATAAATCTAAAGCGAAAGCGGCAAATCGATGAAGATGAAGCTCTTGCAAGAACCCTTCAG GATGAGATGTTAAGAGATGTCTCCGctccaaaaaaaaatatggtgACAGGAAGTTCTAGTTACCCTATGAATCAGGGACAGACCAGCTTCGACTCTCATGATGGTTCCGGAACTATTCGCCAGTTTGATGTTCGGAAGGATAAACTTCCTTTAGGTTTCCGGCTTCTGCGAGTCAAATGGCTGCCTTCATGGGCAAATTCTTCCACAGTTTCGATCCAAGATGTGATTCAG GGGAATGTGCTCGTGGCTGTTCTTTCAAATTATATGGTTGATACGGATTGGTTGATATCTG CTTGCCCAACTCTCACCAGGATACCCCGCGTGCTTGTAATTCATGGTGAAGGCGACGGGACACTGTCTCATTTGCAG AAGAACAAGCCTGCGAATTGGGTTCTGCACAAGCCCCCGCTGCCCATTTCATATGGTACGCACCATTCAAAGGCCATGTTCCTTGTTTATCCTAAAGGTGTGCGTGTTGCTATACACACCGCAAACTTGATACATGTTGACTGGAACAACAAAAGTCAAGGTTTATGGATGCAAGATTTTCCTTGGAAAgatcaaaatgaccaaaacaaaATATGTGGATTTGAAAATGACTTGGTTGATTATCTCAGCGCACTAAAG TGGCCTGAAATTGAAGTCAGTTTACCAGTTATCGGCAATGTCAAGATCAATTCATCATTTTTCAGGAAGTTTGATTATAGCAGTGCGGCG GTAAGACTAATTGGATCAGTTCCTGGGTACCACACGGGTTCCAACCTGAAAAAATGGGGACACATGAAACTTCGTAGTGTTCTGCGGGACTGTGTTTTTGATAAAGAATTTAAAAAGTCCCCACTCGTGTATCAG TTTTCCTCTCTTGGTTCTTTGGATGAAAAGTGGATGGCCGAGTTAGCATCATCAATGTCATCGGGTTCCACTCATGATAAATTATCTCTGGGCCTCGGAAAAGAACTTATAGTTTGGCCTACAGTTGAAGATGTCAGGTGCTCTTTAGAG GGCTATGCAGCTGGCAGTTGCATTCCGAGCCCACAAAAAAATGTGGAGAAAGATTTCTTGAAAAAGTATTGGGCCAAATGGAAGGCGGACCACAGTGGTCGTAG TCGTGCAATGCCTCATATAAAGACGTATACCCGATACAGTGGTCAAAACCTTGC TTGGTTTCTTCTGACCTCGGCAAATCTTAGTAAAGCTGCTTGGGGTGCACTTCAAAAGAAGGATTCCCAATTGATGATCCGGTCTTATGAG CTGGGGGTGCTTTTCCTGCCTACATCTATAAAAAAAGATTGCAGTTTTTCTTGTACAGATAATGGTGGTTCCACAGAG GTTAAATGCGAATCTTCAAAAAATGGTGAAGATCGCCAGATGAAACTGGTAACTCTGTGTTGGAAAGGAAACAAGAATACAGATTCATCATCTGAAGTTATAACGCTGCCAGTTCCCTATGAACTACCTCCACAGCCATATTCCTCTGAAG ATGTTCCTTGGTCATGGGATAAAAGGTACTACAAGAAAGATGTTCATGGTCAGGTCTGGGCCAGATGA
- the LOC113287863 gene encoding uncharacterized protein LOC113287863 translates to MMISRMNRKAKMTEKSPEIVDVFISWGSTTMNVIIITRNGEFTMEIGFSESVLEIKRRIEQGLGIEVSTQILTVYGLELIDGLDMGDYPIIVEGTRIDLNIMKKELVIEIDPNRIQIVLMISKRKTIIEVDRTETVASLKEKIHGIDGSPIKRTVLSFSGIEMNENYRSLCEYGICQGSEVSVFYRNVNHPTRSDQPSARRLSLVVQTTSVLNSARIPLEMFESNTTREIRRVLLDGKVLPQDDYFFIHKQRIMQDDCSLRWHGVEDGDFLYVFKGTVSREY, encoded by the exons ATGATGATTTCCAGAATGAATAGAAAGGCAAAAATG ACTGAAAAGTCACCGGAGATAGTTGACGTTTTCATTTCTTGGGGAAGCACCACCATGAATGTCATTATCATCACAAGAAATGGCGAATTCACGATGGAGATTGGTTTCAGTGAGTCTGTTCTTGAAATAAAACGGCGAATCGAACAAGGCTTGGGTATCGAAGTATCAACACAAATTCTAACAGTATACGGGTTGGAACTAATTGATGGACTTGATATGGGAGATTATCCAATTATTGTCGAAGGAACAAGAATTGATCTTAACATCATGAAAAAAGAACTTGTTATCGAAATTGATCCTAATAGAATTCAGATTGTTCTTATGATATCAAAACGGAAAACAATAATTGAAGTTGATAGAACGGAAACAGTTGCAAGTTTGAAAGAGAAAATCCACGGAATTGACGGAAGTCCCATCAAAAGAACAGTACTTAGCTTTAGTGGAATCGAGATGAATGAAAACTATCGAAGTTTATGCGAGTATGGGATATGTCAAGGATCTGAAGTGTCAGTGTTTTATAGAaatgtgaatcatccaacaaGAAGCGATCAACCTTCGGCGAGAAGATTGAGTTTGGTAGTTCAGACTACCTCTGTACTTAATTCCGCCAGAATTCCTTTGGAAATGTTCGAATCTAATACAACTAGAGAGATTAGACGGGTTTTATTAGACGGAAAAGTTCTTCCTCAAGATGACtattttttcattcacaaacagaGAATCATGCAAGACGACTGTAGTCTCCGTTGGCATGGTGTTGAGGATGGGGATTTTTTGTATGTCTTCAAAGGAACTGTTAGCCGTGAATACTGA